Proteins from one Pagrus major chromosome 1, Pma_NU_1.0 genomic window:
- the LOC140998675 gene encoding uncharacterized protein → MYLYRHKCKGVEEVLYYHRRNDKISPRNRFISRIEKTGSLMNHTITISSLTMEDTGFYSCVYVNENNGRVKCKGYTLFVREDTAVYRRVGESVTLKCSSEGCPSCVEESISMYLYQQEYKGVEEVLYYDGRNDNISPRHRFISRIETTGSLMNHTITISSLTMEDTGFYRCVYMNKNDDRVKCKGYTLIVRGMPCVPPNQSPPLELVIIATCVISTLVTVIFILLILRTKQWASIRRTTRRVSNDNVYEVMNRNALRPLAAPEQSPPSPYVFA, encoded by the exons ATGTATCTGTATCGACACAAATGTAAAGGAGTGGAAGAGGTGCTTTACTATCACAGACGAAATGACAAAATCAGCCCGCGAAACAGATTCATCAGCAGGATTGAAAAAACTGGATCTCTGATGAACCACACCATCACCATCAGCAGCCTGACCATGGAGGACACTGGTTTCTACAGCTGTGTCTACGTGAACGAAAACAATGGTCGAGTCAAATGCAAAGGCTACACACTTTTTGTAAGAG AGGACACTGCAGTGTACAGACGGGTGGGAGAGAGCGTCACCTTAAAGTGTTCATCTGAAGGATGTCCCAGCTGTGTTGAAGAGTCTATCAGCATGTATCTGTATCAACAAGAATATAAGGGAGTGGAAGAGGTGCTTTACTATGACGGACGAAATGACAATATCAGCCCGCGACACAGATTCATCAGCAGGATTGAAACAACTGGATCTCTGATGAACCACACCATCACCATCAGCAGCCTGACCATGGAGGACACTGGATTCTACCGCTGTGTCTACATGAACAAAAACGATGATCGAGTCAAATGCAAAGGCTACACACTTATTGTAAGAG GAATGCCTTGTGTCCCTCCCAACCAAAGTCCACCTCTGGAGTTAGTCATCATCGCCACATGCGTCATCAGTACACTGGTAACTGTGATCTTCATCCTGCTGATCCTGAGG acaaaacaatggGCTAGCATCAGAAGAACAACACGGAGGGTCTCCAACGATAATGTGTATGAAGTTATGAACAGGAACGCCCTCCGCCCTCTAGCAGCTCCAGAACAGTCACCACCAAGCCCATATGTTTTTGCTTAG
- the LOC140998659 gene encoding butyrophilin subfamily 1 member A1-like has protein sequence MNMASIVIFIFTVIYITAGNASTGFVNVQCKTENVGQYGQLSLLECAVETSQEVTDVVIRTVSWKKEGVDDPLLVFHRGGTKKQPGYSFAAPSWNTKNMNVSLHITDTAVEDQGVYTCTVMTDRGFTTSETSLKVTAKYSKPTIISEPETITQSTGGTLVCNSVGGYPKGQIRWFGELNEDWTKSAELEVKQTKSGLFDLSSKLTLLQGSTYSKYKCAVFNTSGGKEDEAMFEVPEGRDASGRLGGEPGKPSARITNIVAPVVVIGSLIVGLLVVMVFLFGRRSRRDHQEVRTFEPDTEKGGHQEMDKEYQDTLA, from the exons ATGAACATGGCCTCCATTGTCATCTTCATTTTCACTGTCATCTACATCACTGCAGGAAATGCAAGTACTG GCTTTGTAAATGTGCAATGCAAGACTGAAAACGTGGGACAGTATGGCCAGCTGTCACTGCTGGAGTGTGCCGTCGAAACTTCTCAAGAGGTAACAGACGTAGTAATCCGGACAGTCAGTTGGAAGAAAGAGGGAGTTGACGATCCCTTACTGGTTTTTCACCGAGGGGGAACTAAAAAACAGCCAGGCTACTCGTTTGCTGCACCATCCTGGAACACCAAGAACATGAATGTATCCCTGCACATCACCGACACTGCTGTGGAGGATCAGGGAGTTTATACATGCACAGTGATGACAGACAGAGGTTTTACGACCAGCGAGACCAGCCTTAAAGTCACAG CCAAATACAGCAAACCAACTATAATCTCTGAACCTGAGACAATAACTCAAAGTACAGGTGGTACCCTGGTCTGTAACTCTGTTGGTGGCTACCCGAAAGGTCAGATTCGCTGGTTTGGTGAGCTGAACGAGGATTGGACGAAGAGCGCTGAATTGGAGGTGAAGCAGACAAAAAGTGGTCTGTTTGACCTCTCGAGCAAGCTGACTCTGCTGCAAGGATCCACTTACTCCAAGTATAAATGTGCAGTGTTCAACACCAGTGGAGGCAAAGAGGATGAGGCCATGTTTGAAGTACCAGAGGGACGAGACGCATCAGGCCGTTTAG GTGGGGAACCAGGAAAGCCGTCTGCTCGAATCACTAATATAGTTGCTCCTGTGGTGGTCATCGGATCGCTGATTGTAGGATtgctggtggtgatggtgttCCTTTTTGGAAGGCGATCTCGAC GTGACCATCAGGAAGTCCGTACATTTGAGCCAGACACAGAGAAAG GAGGTCATCAGGAGATGGATAAAGAATACCAAGACACCCTGGCCTGA